From Streptomyces sp. NBC_01754, a single genomic window includes:
- a CDS encoding SDR family NAD(P)-dependent oxidoreductase, with protein sequence MNTPLPTAYEAEFAGKVALVTGGASGIGLALSRRLAASGASVVVADHHADSARAAADELRATGAQAAAVVLDVTDPASVEAGVSFAVDTFGALHLAVNNAGIGGPSQPTGAYGVEDWDKVVATNLSGVFYSMRYELPAILEAGGGAVVNISSILGTNGFAGSPAYVAAKHGVVGLTKTAALEYADRNIRVNAIGPGFIDTPLLRDTDGPARDHLVSLHPAGRLGTSEEVAELAAFLLSDRASFIHGSYHLVDGGYSAS encoded by the coding sequence ATGAACACCCCCCTCCCCACCGCCTACGAGGCGGAGTTCGCCGGCAAGGTCGCCCTCGTCACCGGCGGCGCGTCCGGCATCGGCCTGGCCCTTTCCCGGCGACTGGCCGCGAGCGGCGCGAGCGTCGTCGTCGCCGACCACCACGCGGACAGCGCCCGCGCGGCCGCCGACGAGCTGCGGGCCACCGGCGCACAGGCCGCCGCCGTCGTCCTCGACGTCACCGACCCGGCCTCCGTGGAGGCCGGCGTGAGCTTCGCCGTCGACACCTTCGGTGCCCTGCACCTCGCCGTGAACAACGCGGGCATCGGCGGCCCCTCGCAGCCCACCGGCGCGTACGGCGTCGAGGACTGGGACAAGGTCGTCGCCACGAACCTCAGCGGTGTCTTCTACTCGATGCGCTACGAGCTCCCGGCCATCCTCGAGGCGGGCGGCGGTGCCGTCGTCAACATCTCGTCGATCCTCGGCACCAACGGCTTCGCGGGCTCCCCGGCGTACGTCGCCGCCAAGCACGGTGTCGTGGGCCTCACCAAGACCGCCGCACTCGAGTACGCGGACCGGAACATCCGCGTCAACGCGATCGGCCCCGGCTTCATCGACACCCCGCTGCTGCGCGACACCGACGGCCCGGCCCGCGACCACCTGGTCTCCCTGCACCCGGCCGGCCGCCTCGGCACGTCGGAGGAGGTCGCCGAGCTCGCCGCCTTCCTGCTCTCCGACCGGGCGTCGTTCATCCACGGCAGCTACCACCTGGTGGACGGCGGCTACTCGGCCTCCTGA
- a CDS encoding glyoxalase — translation MSRENDTVPERDSADFTFGGLHHVQLAVPPGAEDLCRQFWGGVLGMTELEKPPALAARGGCWFRGGGFEVHLGVEKDFVPARKAHPAILVRSLRALARRLEEHGHTVNWNGEFPGHDRFYAFDKLGNRLEFLEPEGA, via the coding sequence ATGAGCAGGGAGAACGACACCGTCCCCGAGCGGGACTCAGCCGATTTCACCTTCGGCGGTCTGCACCATGTGCAGCTGGCCGTCCCGCCGGGTGCCGAGGATCTGTGCAGGCAGTTCTGGGGCGGGGTGCTGGGCATGACCGAGCTGGAGAAGCCGCCGGCCCTGGCAGCCCGGGGTGGTTGCTGGTTCCGTGGGGGTGGATTCGAGGTCCACCTCGGTGTGGAGAAGGACTTCGTCCCGGCCAGGAAGGCGCACCCGGCCATTCTGGTCCGCTCCCTGCGGGCGCTGGCCCGACGCCTGGAGGAACACGGACACACGGTGAACTGGAACGGCGAGTTCCCGGGCCATGACCGGTTCTACGCCTTCGACAAGCTCGGCAACCGCCTGGAGTTCCTGGAACCCGAGGGCGCCTGA
- a CDS encoding TetR family transcriptional regulator yields the protein MEATENAPERRARKARRTRDTLARCAFELVLDRGLRGVTVEEIAQAADVDRRTFSRYFPNKEAAVLDSVRGDGARINQALRARPAAEPPLTAYRRAVFDWLYDPAAEPWHTRPRIFELLVMAEEEPTLYAAFHRIRVDAQEESVAILAARLAVDPRRDPRPAVAVAAGAGALLAAQTAWVRSSRPAALPEFVADAFDALSAELLRTPAERTAPHSTTEKSTSS from the coding sequence ATGGAAGCGACGGAGAACGCCCCGGAACGACGCGCCCGCAAGGCGCGCAGAACCCGGGACACGCTGGCGCGGTGCGCGTTCGAGCTGGTGCTCGACCGCGGACTGCGGGGCGTGACGGTCGAGGAGATCGCACAGGCGGCCGACGTCGACCGGCGTACCTTCAGCCGCTACTTCCCTAACAAGGAGGCCGCCGTCCTCGACTCCGTCCGGGGCGACGGCGCCAGGATCAACCAGGCGCTCCGGGCGCGGCCCGCCGCCGAGCCACCGCTCACCGCCTACCGCAGAGCCGTCTTCGACTGGCTGTACGACCCGGCGGCCGAGCCCTGGCACACGCGGCCGCGCATCTTCGAGCTGCTCGTCATGGCCGAGGAGGAGCCCACCTTGTACGCGGCGTTCCACCGCATCCGGGTGGACGCCCAGGAGGAGTCGGTCGCGATCCTGGCGGCACGGCTGGCGGTCGACCCACGGCGGGACCCCCGTCCCGCGGTGGCCGTCGCCGCCGGAGCCGGAGCTCTCCTCGCGGCCCAGACGGCATGGGTACGCAGCAGCCGGCCGGCCGCTCTGCCCGAGTTCGTCGCAGACGCCTTCGACGCCCTCTCCGCGGAGCTGCTGCGAACACCGGCAGAGCGGACGGCACCTCACAGCACCACTGAAAAGAGCACATCCTCATGA
- a CDS encoding NAD(P)-dependent alcohol dehydrogenase — MKAVQYRTIGAVPEVVDIPEPEPGPGQILLKVSAAGVCHSDIAVMSWPAEEFPYELPLTLGHEGVGTVAALGDGAQGFSVGDSVAVYGPWGCGTCVNCADGRENYCLRAAELGINPPGLGSPGAMAEYMIVDDARHLTPIGDLDPVKTASLTDAGLTPYHAIKRSLPKLVPGATAVVIGTGGLGHVAIQLLRAMTSVRVIALDISEEKLALARSVGAHDTVLSDENAAARVRELTGGIGAEVVLDFVGAPPTVMTAGASASVDSDVTIVGIGGGMLPVGFGVLPFSTSVTAPYWGTRRELAEVIELAHAGAVDVHVETYTIDEAPLAYERLHDGKINGRAVILPNG; from the coding sequence ATGAAAGCCGTCCAGTACCGCACCATCGGCGCAGTCCCCGAGGTCGTCGACATACCGGAGCCCGAACCGGGCCCGGGACAGATCCTGCTCAAGGTCAGCGCCGCCGGTGTCTGCCACTCGGACATCGCGGTGATGAGCTGGCCCGCCGAAGAGTTCCCGTACGAGCTGCCGCTCACGCTCGGACACGAGGGTGTCGGCACCGTCGCCGCACTCGGTGACGGTGCCCAGGGCTTCTCGGTGGGAGACTCCGTCGCGGTCTACGGCCCCTGGGGCTGCGGCACCTGTGTGAACTGCGCGGACGGCCGCGAGAACTACTGCCTGCGCGCCGCCGAACTCGGCATCAACCCGCCCGGACTGGGCAGCCCGGGCGCCATGGCCGAGTACATGATCGTCGACGACGCCCGGCACCTGACCCCGATCGGTGACCTGGACCCGGTCAAGACGGCGTCGCTGACCGACGCGGGCCTCACCCCGTACCACGCGATCAAGCGGTCCCTGCCGAAGCTCGTCCCCGGTGCCACCGCCGTCGTCATCGGCACCGGAGGGCTCGGACACGTGGCCATCCAGCTGCTGCGCGCCATGACCTCCGTCCGCGTCATCGCGCTCGACATCTCCGAGGAGAAGCTGGCCCTCGCCCGCTCCGTCGGCGCCCATGACACCGTGCTCTCCGACGAGAACGCGGCCGCCAGGGTCCGTGAGCTCACCGGCGGCATCGGCGCCGAGGTCGTCCTCGACTTCGTCGGGGCCCCGCCGACCGTGATGACGGCCGGTGCGTCCGCCTCCGTCGACAGCGACGTCACCATCGTCGGCATCGGCGGCGGCATGCTTCCCGTCGGATTCGGCGTCCTGCCGTTCTCGACGTCGGTCACCGCGCCGTACTGGGGCACCCGCCGCGAACTCGCCGAAGTGATCGAGCTCGCCCACGCCGGTGCCGTCGACGTACACGTCGAGACGTACACCATCGACGAGGCCCCCCTCGCCTACGAGCGGCTGCACGACGGCAAGATCAACGGCCGCGCGGTCATCCTGCCCAACGGCTGA